In [Phormidium] sp. ETS-05, the genomic window TGAACCAGTACCGCGAGGGAAAGGTGAAAAGAACCCCGAGAGGGGAGTGAAATAGAACATGAAACCGTCAGCTTTCAAGCAGTGGGAGGACGATTTAACGTCTGACCGCGTGCCTGTTGAAGAATGAGCCGGCGAGTTGTAAGTCGTGGCAGGTTAAGACACAGATGTGTTGCAGCCAAAGCGAAAGCGAGTCTGAATAGGGCGCCATAGTCACGGTTTACAGACCCGAACCCGGGTGATCTAACCATGTCCAGGATGAAGCTTGGGTAACACCAAGTGGAGGTCCGAACCGACCGATGTTGAAAAATCGGCGGATGAGGTGTGGTTAGGGGTGAAATGCCAATCGAACCCGGAGCTAGCTGGTTCTCCCCGAAATGTGTTGAGGCGCAGCGGTTGGAGCTATAGGTAGGGGGTAAAGCACTGTTTCGGTGCGGGCTGCGAGAGCGGTACCAAATCGAGACAAACTCAGAATACCTACTGTGAATCCAACCAGTGAGACGGTGGGGGATAAGCTTCATCGTCAAGAGGGAAACAGCCCAGACCACCAGCTAAGGTCCCTAAATAATCGCTCAGTGATAAAGGAGGTGGGAGTGCAGTGACAACCAGGAGGTTTGCCTAGAAGCAGCCATCCTTGAAAGAGTGCGTAATAGCTCACTGGTCAAGCGCTCCTGCGCCGAAAATGAATGGGACTAAGCGATATACCGAAGCTGTGGGCTCAATAAAATGAGCGGTAGGGGAGCGTTCTGCCACCGGGTGAAGCACTAGCGGCAAGCAGGTGTGGACGGGGCAGAAGTGAGAATGTCGGCTTGAGTAGCGCAAACATTGGTGAGAATCCAATGCCCCGAAACCCCAAGGGTTCCAGAGCAAGGCTCGTCCGCTCTGGGTTAGTCGGGCCCTAAGGCGAGGCCGAACGGCGTAGTCGATGGATAACGGGTTAACATTCCCGTACCGTTGGTGGTTGGTGAAGAGGGACGGAGAAGGTAACGAGCAGCCGGATGTTGGTTCCCGGTGCAAGCAGTCGAGGTGATGAGGTCTGGAGAAAACAGACTGAGCTGAGCTGCGAGTCCGACCCGCTACGGCGGGAAGTGCCACGTGTCATGCTTCCAAGAAAAGCTCTACACACCATAAACCATCAATGCCTGTACCCGAAACCGACACAGGTGGGGAGGTAGAGGATACCAAGGGGCGCGAGATAACTCTCTCTAAGGAACTCGGCAAAATTGCCCCGTAACTTCGGAAGAAGGGGTGCCAGCGCAAGCTGGTCGCAGTGAAGAGGCCCAGGCGACTGTTTACCAAAAACACAGGTCTCCGCTAAGTCAAACGACGACGTATGGGGGCTGACGCCTGCCCAGTGCCGGAAGGTTAAGGAAGTCGGTCAGCGCGCAAGTGTGAAGCTGGCGACCGAAGCCCCGGTGAACGGCGGCCGTAACTATAACGGTCCTAAGGTAGCGAAATTCCTTGTCGGGTAAGTTCCGACCCGCACGAAAGGCGTAACGATCTGGGCGCTGTCTCAGAGAGAGGCTCGGCGAAATAGGATTGTCTGTGAAGATACGGACTACCTGCACCTGGACAGAAAGACCCTATGAAGCTTTACTGTAGCCTGGAATTGTGTTCGGGCTTCGCCTGCGCAGAATAGGTGGGAGGCGCTGAAGATTTCCTTGCGGGGATATCTGAGCCAACGGTGAGATACCACTCTGGCGGAGCTAGAATTCTAACCCTTACCCCTGAGCTGGGAGGGGAAAGTTTCAGGTGGGCAGTTTGACTGGGGCGGTCGCCTCCTAAAAGGTAACGGAGGCGCGCAAAGGTTCCCTCAGGCTGGTTGGAAATCAGCCGGAGAGTGCAAAGGCAGAAGGGAGCTTGACTGCGAGACCTACAAGTCGAGCAGGGTGGAAACACGGCCTTAGTGATCCGACGGTGCTGCGTGGAAAGGCCGTCGCTCAACGGATAAAAGTTACTCTAGGGATAACAGGCTGATCTCCCCCAAGAGTCCACATCGACGGGGAGGTTTGGCACCTCGATGTCGGCTCATCGCAACCTGGGGCGGAAGTACGTCCCAAGGGTTCGGCTGTTCGCCGATTAAAGCGGTACGTGAGCTGGGTTCAGAACGTCGTGAGACAGTTCGGTCCATATCCGGTGCAGGCGCAAGAGCATTGAGAGGAGCCTTCCTTAGTACGAGAGGGACCGGGAAGGACGCACCGCTGGTGTACCTGTTATCGTGCCAACGGTAAACGCAGGGTAGCCAAGTGCGGAGCGGATAACCGCTGAAAGCATCTAAGTGGGAAGCCCACCTCAAGATGAGTGCTCTCATGGAGTTAATCCAGTAAGGTCACGGGCAGAACACCCGTTGATAGGCATCCGGTGGAAGTGCAGTGATGTATGCAGCCAAGATGTCCTAATAGACCGAGGGCTTGACCTCATTTCCCTTTGACTTCTCTATGCGGTGATTTAGTTTCTGTTTACTCATAAATCTAATTTCTTTATTGAAGCTAACTTCCTGGTGCTTCTAGCGCGGTGGTCCCACGCCTACTCCATCCCGAACTAGGACGTGAAACGCTGCAGCGGCGAAGATACTCGGCGGGTTGCCGCCCGGAACAATAGCTCAGTGCCAGGAGCAATATTACCCAAAACCCCTTCACATTCGTGCAGGGGTTTTGTGGTTTTGGGGTTTAACCCTTCAACTCTGGTCTGGTTTGGGGGGTTAATAAAAATTAACTCGCAGAACACCTGGGTATTGTTCAATTGGCCTGGGAGGGTAGTATATAATATTCTGAAAAGAAAGATATAATAAACCTTTTTTGATTTGGCAGGTACGGGCAATGGCAATGGCGGATACCGATCGGGACAGGAAGGAACGGAATTACGAGTTAGTTGGTAAAGCTATGAGAAATTTCTTAGCTCCTGCACTCGAATCGTGGATAAAGCGCGAACTCCAGAAGCCTAAAAACCTGAAAAAAAATCGGTATATACGATGGGGATTGGTTGTACGCAGCCAGACAGCCTTTACATGATTATAACCATAATGGAACAGAACCATACTGGTATGACTGCCAAGTTGGTCTAAAAATTATTTCTTATCGTGACTACTGGAACACAGTTTTTAAAACCGATAAGATTGGCTTTATAGAGCGAGGTTTAATTGAAACTTTAAGGCGAGTGCGGAATGACAATTCCCACAATAATGTAGCAGTATTTACAACAGACTATAGCCTTGATGTGTTGTCAGCAATTACGCGGCTTCTAACTGCTATTGGTGATACTCGTGCCCAAGATGCTGAGCAATTTAAGCAAGAGTTTGTGAAGCAATACTATGAGGAATTGTCGGAGATTGGTAAAAAGAGTGTAGCAACCGGGATTAACTGGTTTAGTTATGGCGCTGCGATGTGGGAAGGACAGAAATCGTTAAGCAGTAACGCTTTGACTGCTAATGAGGGAATAGCATTTAAGCTGGATGATATCTATGTACCTTTGGGATTGGTGGAGCGCCAAAAGCTGCCCAAGCGCCCAAAAGCGGAAAACACCCCAGAGGGTGGTTCTGATTTATACCGAGAGGAATACCGAGAGGAAATCACCCGCAAGTTTGAAGGGGATGATTTTTCTGTGCAAGTTTTGAAAAATCGCCAAAGCGATAAAAGCAAAGGGACTCGGTTGGCAATTACCGGAGAACCTGGGGCAGGTAAAACTACCCAATTACAGAAAATAGCTGATTGGCTGTGGGCGGAAATGCCGGAAAATTTGGTCATTTGGGTATCTCTGGCAGATTTGCAGGGGCGCCGCTTGGATGAGTATCTGCTGGACCGGTGGCTGAAAGATGCGTTGCAAGTGGCGCGGGTGAAGGAAGATACTGAGGAGAATTTTGTTGAGTTCTTTAAGAGTGGGCGAGTTTGGCTGCTACTGGATGGGGTGGATGAGATGGTGGGGGCAAATCCCCTCTCTGATATTGCTAAGCAAATAAGCGGTTGGGTGGCTCAAGCGCGGGTAATTCTCACTTGTAGGCAAAATGTCTGGGATGCGGGGAATAATCACCTGCATGATTTCGATGTTTATCGCAATTTGGACTGGACCCCCGGGCAGGTGAACCAGGTGATAGACAAGTGGTTTGGGGAGAACCCTGCACGGGGGAAAAGGTTGCAGGCGGAGTTGGAGAAGTCCGGGAAAGAACGAATTAGAGATGCGGTGAAAAATCCCCTGCGGTTGACACTGTTATGTCGCACTTGGTTACAGGGAGAGGGAGAGTTACCGGAAACGAAGGCGCAACTGTATCGCAAGTTTACGGAAGCGCTTTACCAGTGGAAGCAGGAAAGTTTTCCCACCAGTGGGCAACAGCGCCGGGAGTTGGAGAAGGCGCTGGGAGAGCTGGCGTTGGCGGCGATATCGGGAGAGGATTCGCGGTTTCGCCTGACCCATAGCCAAGTATGCAATACTTTGGGAGATGGAGAGCGATATCAGCTAGCTATTGATTTGGGATGGTTAAATCAGGTGGGGGTGGCGGCTGAAAACCCATCGGAGAAGGTGTATGCTTTCTGGCATCCGACGTTTGAGGAGTATTTTGCCGCGCTGGCGGTGGATGATTGGCACTTTTTCCTTGACCATGTGCTGGAAAATCCGGCTGCAGGCACTTATCGGATTTTTGAAAAGCAGTGGAAAGAGGTGATTTTGCTTTGGTTGGGACGGGATGATGTGCTGAAGGTGCAGAAAGAGGCGTTTATTGAGGCGTTGGTAGATTTTGAGGATGGTTGTGAAGATTTATACGCTTATCAAGCATTTTTCTTGGCGGCTGTTGGTATAGCTGAGTTTATAGATTACGATGTTGATGCTTGCCTGGATATGGCAGATAAACTGGTCAAGTTAGCTTTTGGATATTTTGATGAAGAAGAACAAAAGTGGAAGGGGCAGCCACTATGGATAAAGAAGACAGCTCGGACTGCGCTGCAAGTAACTCATCCTATATACGCTACCGCTTTATGGGATTTTCGTAGGGATAACGTAGAACGGGAGTCTTTCCCTTTTATCCCTGTTATCGAACAGTTGGCTTTAATTGAACCTCACAATCCAGACATTATCAACATTTTGATGGAATTACTAGACGATCCACAAGTCGATAACTATGGGTTTGGAATTTGGCAGGATGGATTAAGAATTTTAGGAGAAATAGGTTTTTATAACCTTCCAGTTGTGAAAAGCCTGTGGGAGCGACTACAGCAAAAGATTGAAACTGAGATTCAGCAGTTCAAGGATAAAGAGACTAACCTAGAATTACAAATCTATGATGGTTTAGTGGAATCTTATGCTGGTGCGGGATATTATGAGGATATTTTTCTTAACAAATACGAGGAAATTACTGAGGTTTTGGGTGAAATTTATCCTGCTTATCCAGAAGCTGTTCAATTTTTGTTGAACATCATTAAGAAT contains:
- a CDS encoding NACHT domain-containing protein, with translation MYAARQPLHDYNHNGTEPYWYDCQVGLKIISYRDYWNTVFKTDKIGFIERGLIETLRRVRNDNSHNNVAVFTTDYSLDVLSAITRLLTAIGDTRAQDAEQFKQEFVKQYYEELSEIGKKSVATGINWFSYGAAMWEGQKSLSSNALTANEGIAFKLDDIYVPLGLVERQKLPKRPKAENTPEGGSDLYREEYREEITRKFEGDDFSVQVLKNRQSDKSKGTRLAITGEPGAGKTTQLQKIADWLWAEMPENLVIWVSLADLQGRRLDEYLLDRWLKDALQVARVKEDTEENFVEFFKSGRVWLLLDGVDEMVGANPLSDIAKQISGWVAQARVILTCRQNVWDAGNNHLHDFDVYRNLDWTPGQVNQVIDKWFGENPARGKRLQAELEKSGKERIRDAVKNPLRLTLLCRTWLQGEGELPETKAQLYRKFTEALYQWKQESFPTSGQQRRELEKALGELALAAISGEDSRFRLTHSQVCNTLGDGERYQLAIDLGWLNQVGVAAENPSEKVYAFWHPTFEEYFAALAVDDWHFFLDHVLENPAAGTYRIFEKQWKEVILLWLGRDDVLKVQKEAFIEALVDFEDGCEDLYAYQAFFLAAVGIAEFIDYDVDACLDMADKLVKLAFGYFDEEEQKWKGQPLWIKKTARTALQVTHPIYATALWDFRRDNVERESFPFIPVIEQLALIEPHNPDIINILMELLDDPQVDNYGFGIWQDGLRILGEIGFYNLPVVKSLWERLQQKIETEIQQFKDKETNLELQIYDGLVESYAGAGYYEDIFLNKYEEITEVLGEIYPAYPEAVQFLLNIIKNYWHTELGLNAVTTLNQIDPANSEAVKIFTEILYMSDNPGQKWRCSSSNCNCT